The window AAATTCCATTTATATTGTACATTCTAATAAGAGTAGTCATTCTTATTTCAAACTCTTCAAAAAATTTTGCACTTCCATCATTTACAACAAAATAAGGGTTTGGCTCACAAGGGATTGTCTCTATTTTTATTGAAATATCTTTTAAATAATCTCCATTTTTTTCACTATCGTGCTCACATACTTTACAACCACAATTTGAAGGATCACATTCTGATTTTAAGTGTTGAACTTCAGTAGTTAATTCTTTTGTTTCTTTTCCAAATAATTTTTTTAAAAAATTCATGTTCCACCTCTAGGTTTAAAGACTTTTATACCAATTCCAAGCTGTTTCTATGATTCTATCAACATCTGTATATTCTGGTTTCCATCCCAATATATCTCTAGCTTTTGAACTTGCAGCGACAACAGAAGCAGGATCTCCCTTTCTTCTTTCTATAAATTCATATTTTATGTCCATTCCTGTGACATCTTTTGCTGCATTTAACATTTCTAAAACAGAAAATCCATTTCCATTTCCTAAATTATAAATTCCGCTAATATTTTTTTCTAAACTAGGTAATGCTGCTATATGTGCTTTCACTAAATCTACAACATGAATATAATCTCTTATTCCTGTTCCATCTTTTGTTGCATAATCATTTCCATAAATACTTAACTTTTCTCTTTCACCTTTTGCTGTCTGTAAAATAATAGGAATTAATGCTGTTACTCCGTCACCTTTCTGACCTATATGATATTTTTCATGAGCTCCTCCCACATTAAAATATCTAAATATTGAGTAATTTAACCCGTAGGCCTTAGCAGCATCTATGATTACTCTTTCTGCCATTAATTTACTAGCTCCGTAAGGATTTATGGGATTTGTTGGATAATCTTCATAAACAAGCCCTTCACATTTAACATCTCCATAAACTGCTGCTGTAGAAGAAAATATTATATTTTTAACATTATATTTTTTCATAACTTCAATTACATTCATAACACCATAAGTATT is drawn from Candidatus Cetobacterium colombiensis and contains these coding sequences:
- the galE gene encoding UDP-glucose 4-epimerase GalE, which gives rise to MKNILVTGGAGYIGSHAVVELLDAGYDVIVLDNLENGYIELVDKRAKFYKGDIREIQSFENIFIENKIDAVMNFAGYIKVGESVTEPNKYYLNNTYGVMNVIEVMKKYNVKNIIFSSTAAVYGDVKCEGLVYEDYPTNPINPYGASKLMAERVIIDAAKAYGLNYSIFRYFNVGGAHEKYHIGQKGDGVTALIPIILQTAKGEREKLSIYGNDYATKDGTGIRDYIHVVDLVKAHIAALPSLEKNISGIYNLGNGNGFSVLEMLNAAKDVTGMDIKYEFIERRKGDPASVVAASSKARDILGWKPEYTDVDRIIETAWNWYKSL